In a genomic window of Rhinoderma darwinii isolate aRhiDar2 chromosome 10, aRhiDar2.hap1, whole genome shotgun sequence:
- the LOC142662222 gene encoding zinc finger protein 574-like, translated as MADDVQAPVVFQHQYMCSECGVLYNTLEDVLLHQQNHVGSAIQATLSQDVSVQLGELQGLVQESQYQCLECGQVLLSPDELLHHQEMHMREFPQDPSSPSISNGQIHYQCSECKELFTSPELWLSHRQKHEKQEPQQSVVLQTGSGIQAVLSLQNVLLDERTLNGWGVEMPAVVATAEDAAESMRNACPPSSSENLPVQGEFIQLPEMHPYECSECNQVFHTPEEFLDHQGRHFVESEKESSASSLYGSSENAAPSPRVLEKLRKDWMIEEREELIRDRFGVVQRIYQCQECKKECFTSEELRKHRKEHQNEEYPCPDCDRLFTSASRLQSHRRVHVEGTLQCPNCYKVFKKEASLEQHMRVHRGEALYLCVDCGVGFGTEITLVLHRKSHTADPLHHCHCGKTFSNMTKFLYHRRTHAGKSGTRMPRPDRPPIFSKEKPLFLGLVPQISAVRTPVTVSAPEVSIVHVQKKSETAGSKENGFTAHISPGEPKTVPQCPTESFKCPQCVKEFPSRLKMVQHKRAVHVTERKHKCTVCGKNFKKQVHLRNHMRTHTGERPFQCTACGKAFGTHANLTRHHLIHTGEKPYKCEVCGRRFTQNSNLQQHRVLHTGSRPFPCHVCGLEFNRASKLTLHQIKHTGVLPHKCPDCDQTFLRKKLMQLHQLEHQGKAPAYCKNCGVVFADESQLSGHSCRGASSSQHICPTCNKILNSESSLNLHLLLHTGQRPFKCLVCGKCFTSQRRVARHQKYHSGVRPHKCTYCGKAFSASFSLQLHLRIHTGERPFPCLDCGKKFRQAAHLREHRRIHTGERPYRCQDCGLSFVQSLHLAEHRHVHTGERPHSCPDCGKRFKSLSNLRSHIKTHGNLAQPQQTIMCTALGETIAIIESVEPLPLAETIEIYQAALEGNLQMEDVTI; from the coding sequence ATGGCGGATGACGTCCAGGCTCCGGTCGTCTTTCAGCACCAGTACATGTGCTCCGAATGTGGGGTCCTGTACAACACTCTGGAGGATGTATTGCTTCATCAGCAGAACCATGTGGGGAGCGCGATACAAGCGACATTGTCCCAAGATGTGTCCGTGCAGTTGGGGGAGCTGCAGGGCTTAGTACAGGAAAGTCAGTATCAGTGTTTGGAGTGCGGACAAGTCCTGTTATCTCCGGACGAGCTGCTACATCACCAGGAGATGCACATGCGGGAATTTCCCCAGGACCCTTCCTCTCCCTCCATATCTAACGGCCAGATACATTACCAGTGCTCGGAGTGTAAAGAACTCTTCACTTCTCCAGAGCTTTGGCTTTCTCATCGCCAGAAACATGAGAAGCAAGAACCTCAACAAAGTGTTGTCCTCCAGACCGGATCCGGTATACAGGCCGTGCTCAGCCTGCAAAACGTTCTCTTAGATGAAAGGACTTTAAACGGTTGGGGAGTGGAAATGCCGGCTGTGGTAGCGACCGCGGAAGACGCGGCAGAATCCATGCGAAACGCGTGTCCCCCTTCTTCGTCCGAAAACCTGCCTGTCCAGGGAGAGTTCATACAACTACCAGAGATGCATCCGTATGAGTGCTCCGAGTGCAACCAGGTCTTTCACACGCCCGAAGAATTCCTTGACCACCAGGGTCGGCACTTCGTCGAATCCGAGAAAGAAAGTTCAGCGTCTTCGCTTTACGGAAGTAGCGAAAATGCCGCACCTTCCCCCCGTGTGCTGGAGAAACTGCGGAAAGATTGGATGATCGAAGAAAGAGAGGAACTGATCAGAGATAGGTTCGGGGTAGTACAAAGGATATATCAGTGTCAAGAGTGTAAAAAGGAGTGTTTCACTAGCGAGGAACTGCGGAAGCATCGTAAGGAACACCAGAATGAAGAGTATCCGTGCCCGGACTGCGACCGCCTCTTCACCTCTGCCAGCAGATTGCAATCTCACCGACGCGTGCACGTGGAGGGCACTTTACAGTGTCCCAATTGCTATAAGGTATTTAAAAAGGAAGCCTCGCTGGAGCAGCACATGCGGGTACACCGGGGGGAGGCTTTATACCTATGTGTGGACTGTGGCGTAGGCTTTGGCACAGAGATCACCTTGGTCTTGCATCGTAAAAGCCACACGGCGGATCCGCTACATCACTGCCACTGCGGCAAAACCTTTAGCAATATGACAAAATTCCTCTACCACAGAAGGACACATGCTGGTAAAAGTGGCACACGTATGCCTAGGCCAGATAGGCCCCCCATCTTCAGCAAGGAGAAGCCCCTATTTCTGGGTCTTGTGCCACAGATTTCAGCAGTGCGGACGCCAGTGACTGTATCCGCACCGGAGGTGTCTATTGTGCACGTGCAGAAGAAGAGCGAGACCGCCGGATCCAAAGAAAATGGATTCACCGCCCACATTTCACCAGGAGAACCAAAGACAGTGCCACAATGCCCGACGGAGAGTTTCAAGTGCCCTCAGTGCGTCAAAGAATTCCCTTCCCGTCTGAAAATGGTGCAGCACAAACGGGCCGTGCATGTAACGGAGAGAAAACACAAATGTACTGTGTGtgggaaaaactttaaaaaacagGTGCACTTGCGGAACCACATGCGCACTCACACGGGCGAGCGCCCTTTTCAATGCACCGCTTGCGGCAAGGCCTTCGGAACCCATGCTAATCTGACACGGCACCACCTCATCCACACTGGTGAAAAACCATACAAGTGTGAGGTGTGCGGGCGCAGGTTCACACAGAATtccaatttgcagcagcatcgcgTTTTGCACACTGGTTCCAGGCCGTTCCCCTGTCATGTTTGCGGCCTAGAATTTAACAGAGCTTCCAAACTTACGTTACACCAGATCAAACACACGGGAGTTCTGCCTCACAAGTGTCCGGACTGCGATCAGACTTTCTTGCGGAAAAAGCTAATGCAGTTACATCAACTCGAGCACCAGGGTAAAGCGCCCGCCTACTGCAAAAACTGCGGAGTAGTGTTCGCGGACGAGTCTCAGCTCTCTGGGCACAGCTGCCGGGGCGCCAGCTCAAGTCAGCATATATGTCCTACTtgtaataaaatactcaattcagAATCTAGTTTAAATCTTCATCTTCTACTGCACACCGGTCAGCGGCCCTTTAAGTGCCTCGTATGTGGCAAGTGTTTTACCAGCCAAAGAAGAGTGGCGCGGCACCAGAAGTATCACTCCGGAGTCCGACCCCATAAGTGCACCTATTGCGGGAAAGCTTTTTCCGCATCTTTCAGTTTACAGCTCCATCTTCGAATACACACGGGGGAACGTCCTTTTCCTTGCTTGGACTGCGGCAAGAAATTTCGCCAGGCTGCCCACTTAAGGGAGCACCGCCGAATTCACACGGGGGAAAGGCCTTATCGCTGCCAGGACTGCGGCTTGTCATTCGTCCAGTCCCTGCATCTAGCAGAACACAGACACGTCCACACCGGAGAGAGACCGCACTCGTGTCCGGACTGCGGCAAGAGATTCAAGTCGCTTTCTAATCTACGGAGCCATATAAAAACTCACGGGAACCTCGCTCAGCCACAGCAGACCATCATGTGCACCGCCCTGGGAGAGACCATCGCCATCATTGAGAGCGTGGAGCCGCTGCCCTTAGCCGAAACCATCGAAATCTACCAGGCCGCCCTTGAGGGCAACTTACAGATGGAAGACGTGACGATATAG